The genomic segment AGTCGATATCCCCCCGAAGCAGCGCTTCCTTGAACAGCTTCTTGCCGGTGGGATTGATCCGCTCCCCGATGACTCTGGGACGATCGATGACCACCGTCCGGCTGTAGGAGCATACTGCCGCCGGCACCTGTACCTGCCGGGGCGTAAATGGCAGATCCGCCACCGCTTCCCGGACTGCCCGGATATAATCCGGGGTGGTGCCGCAGCAGCCCCCAAGCAGCTTGACCCCCAGCTTTGCGATCCGGGTCATGCTCCTGGCGAACTCCGCCGGGGATACATTGTACTGGTTGGTCACCGGATCCGGCAGTCCGGCATTGGGCTTGATGAGCAGGGGCAGGGTCGTCCACCGGCACAGCTCCTCCACCACCGGGTACAGCTCATCCGGGCCGATGGAGCAGTTGATACCCATTGCGTCCACTCCAAGCCCCTCCAGGGTCAGTGCCATGGCGGACACGCTGCATCCGGTGAAGGTGCGCCCCGTATGCTCAAAGGTCATCAGAGCGATCACCGGCTTGCCGTTGCCATGCTCCTTTGCCGCCAGCACCGCCGCCCGGATCTCGTACAGATCCGTCATGGTCTCAATGAGGATCAGATCCGCCTCCTGCCCCGCATCCACCTGTTCGGCGTAAAGATCATACGCCTGCTCAAAGGTCAGAGAGCCGGTCGGCTCCAGCATCTGCCCGGTGGGGCCCAGATCCAGCGCCACCAGGGCTTTCCCCGCCGCAGCCCGTCTTGCGCACTGAATGGCAGCCGGGATCACCTGCTGCACCGTGGCACCGCTGCCTGTCAGCTTTGCCCGGTTTGCCCCGAAGGTGTTGGAGCAGATGATATTGGAGCCAGCCTCTACATAGGCACGCTGCACCTGCTCCACCAGCGCCGGATCCTTCAGATTCAGCAGCTCCGGCCGCTCTCCTGCCTGCATGCCGTTTGCCTGGAGCATGGTACCCATGCCTCCGTCAAGAAATATATAATTGTTCTGTAAAAGCTCTGCAAAGGTCATGTTGCATCCTCCTTCATAGGTTCCGGCACTGCCCCGTAGGCGCAGCTTCCCCGGTATGCGCAGCGATCCCGCATGGAACAGGTGGCACAGCCCCGCAGCCGTTTCGGGGGCTCGGTTTCCGAAAGCCCGATCAGGGCGGTCACGGACTTGGTGGGGGTCAGCAGCAGGCTGTCCGTGGCGCACAGACCGATCCGCTTAGGGGCATCCAGAGCTGCCAGCAGCAGGGGCTGCACCTCCAGGGGAAAGTCCCCGTAGCCGGGACTGAACCGCCAGGTCTGGTACAGCTCCGGCAGTGCATGGTGCAGCTCCCCGGCAGCAGCATCACAGACCTGTTCAATAGCTGCGCTTGCCAGGGCGTCATACAACAGCGCATCGGTCATATCCGTTGCCTGCGCCTGCCGCAGGCACTGATCCACCGAAGCGGACAGGGTGGCAGCCAGCAGAGCGGCGTGGCTGCATCCTGTCAGATGGGCGGCAATGTCCCTGCCTGACAAGGGCATGCTGCACCCGGTCAGCGCCGGCTGCTCTCCATCCCAGATCAGCGGAAACACCCGGTACATATACTGGGGGTGCATCACCTCCAGCAGTGCCTGCTCACAGTCCGCAAGCCGCCGGGCAGTGGCATCGTCCGGGGTGCGGCTGCCATAGCCCAGATATCGCTGCGCCTGGCTCCGGTCGATGCAGGTGAGTGTGACTTCCATGGTATCCTCCCGTCAGATCCGCCAGTCGATCTCCGGCATGCCCTGCGCCCGGAGAAATTCGTTGGTTTTGGAAAAATGCCGACAGCCGAAAAAGCCGTTGTAGGCGGACAGGGGGCTGGGATGGGCGCAGGTCAGCACCAGATGCCGGGGAGCGGTGATGAGCGCCTGCTTCGCCCGGGCATTGGCACCCCACAGCAAAAACACAATGGGCTGTTCCCGGGCGTTCAGCAGACGGATGATGTCATCCGTCACCTGCTCCCAGCCCTTGCCCCGGTGGCTGTTTGCCTCCCCTTCCCGGACGGTGAGCACCGTATTCAGCAGCAGCACGCCGCTTTTTGCCCAGGGAATCAGAGTGCCCCCCTTTCCCAGATTGTCGATGCCCAGGTCATCCCGCAGTTCCTTGAACATATTCACCAAAGAGGGGGGCGGCGCAACGCCGGGGCGCACAGAAAAGCACAGACCGTGAGCCTGCCCGGGCTGGTGATAAGGATCCTGTCCCAGGATCACTGCCCTGGTGTCTGCGTAGGACGTATACCGCAGCGCATTGAACAAATCGTACATATCCGGATACACCCGGTGGGTGCTGTATTCCCGGATCAGAAACTGCCGTAGCTGCTGATAGTTTTCCGACGCAAAGGTATCCTTCAGCAGCTCATCCCAGTCATTTCCGATATGAACCATAATGCTTCCTCCTGTGTATGCAAAAAGCCCGGACAGAATCCCATCCGGGCTTTTTCGATGTCGCCATATGCCTATTTATTCTTGTTCCGGAAGAGAAACGATGCTACTGCTACCGTGACCATCACGGAAATCAGAGTGGGAAACCAGGTATCCGGAACGGGTAGATGGGCGGTGTTCATGCCGTAGAAGCTGAACACCATGGTAGGAATCGCCATGATGATGGTGATGACAGTCAGCCGGGACATGACAGTATTCTGGTTGTTGGCAATGACGGATGCAAAGGCGTCCACCATAACCGACAGAATGCCGGTGTAGATCTTGGTCATTTCCGTTGCCTGTTTCACCTCGACCAGCACATCCTCCAGCAGATCCTGATCCTCCTCGTACAGCTTCATGACCCTGCCCCGCAGGATCTTTTCCAGGGTGATATTGTTCGCCTTCAAGGAAGTGGAAAAGTAGACCAGGGATTTCTCCAGTCCGAGAATCTGCACCAGCTCTTTGTTTTTCATCGCTACACTGAGTTGCTTCTCGATATGGTAGGAGATCTTGTCGATCTGTTTGAGGTACTGGACAAAGCCGGCGGTGATGCGCATCAGCAGCAGCAGCACGAACCGGGTTTTGTGCATGGTCTGTAAATTCCGGATGGCGCCATTTTCAATGGCATCGATCACGGGACAGTGCTTGAGACTGATGGTGAATACATACTGGGCGGTGGTGATAATGCCCACCGGCAGGGTGTAAAACAAAAAGGTCTCATCCTGTTTTTCCGCCACTGCGGTATCCACGATAATCAGGGTCTGATTTTCTTCCCGTTCCACACGGGAGGATTCCTCCTCATCCAGAGAGGAGCGGACAAAGTCCCGGTCAAGCCCGTATTGCTCGATCAGAACGTTTACCTCGTCCGGGGTAGGCTCCACCACGGAAACCCAACAGCCCGGCTCCGGCTTGGATAGCCGTGTCAGCTCGGAGCCGACAGTCTTGAAATAGCTGATCATAATGCTGCCTTTCTGCGGCAGCACGGCTGTTCGTCAATGCTCCCGCAAGTGTTTTAATTGTACCCATAAGTACGGGTCAGGATTCATGACGAACCTCCTTTTTCTTGTGTGCGGTTTTGCACAGTTGGTGTGACAGCGCCGGATCCGGCGTCCATACACACTGTGTTTATTATACCACAGAATTCCCCTGGTTGCAAGGGAAATCCAATAAAAAAGCGCCCCTGCACAACAGGAGCGCCATATCCTGGGCAACATTCCACAAGCCTTATGGGGTGCCGCCCTATTTTCTTTTTTCCAGAATCCTGGCACAATCCGCACAGCAGCCCCGTTCATCCAGCTCCAGCCGGGGCAGCGTGCGAAAGCATTCCCTGGCTGTTACGGAATCCCGCAAGCCCTCCTGCTCCAGTGCAGGACTATAACCCCTGCATCCGCACAGGGCACAGGTGTGGATA from the Ruminococcus champanellensis 18P13 = JCM 17042 genome contains:
- a CDS encoding vitamin B12 dependent-methionine synthase activation domain-containing protein, coding for MEVTLTCIDRSQAQRYLGYGSRTPDDATARRLADCEQALLEVMHPQYMYRVFPLIWDGEQPALTGCSMPLSGRDIAAHLTGCSHAALLAATLSASVDQCLRQAQATDMTDALLYDALASAAIEQVCDAAAGELHHALPELYQTWRFSPGYGDFPLEVQPLLLAALDAPKRIGLCATDSLLLTPTKSVTALIGLSETEPPKRLRGCATCSMRDRCAYRGSCAYGAVPEPMKEDAT
- a CDS encoding uracil-DNA glycosylase, which gives rise to MVHIGNDWDELLKDTFASENYQQLRQFLIREYSTHRVYPDMYDLFNALRYTSYADTRAVILGQDPYHQPGQAHGLCFSVRPGVAPPPSLVNMFKELRDDLGIDNLGKGGTLIPWAKSGVLLLNTVLTVREGEANSHRGKGWEQVTDDIIRLLNAREQPIVFLLWGANARAKQALITAPRHLVLTCAHPSPLSAYNGFFGCRHFSKTNEFLRAQGMPEIDWRI
- a CDS encoding magnesium transporter CorA family protein codes for the protein MISYFKTVGSELTRLSKPEPGCWVSVVEPTPDEVNVLIEQYGLDRDFVRSSLDEEESSRVEREENQTLIIVDTAVAEKQDETFLFYTLPVGIITTAQYVFTISLKHCPVIDAIENGAIRNLQTMHKTRFVLLLLMRITAGFVQYLKQIDKISYHIEKQLSVAMKNKELVQILGLEKSLVYFSTSLKANNITLEKILRGRVMKLYEEDQDLLEDVLVEVKQATEMTKIYTGILSVMVDAFASVIANNQNTVMSRLTVITIIMAIPTMVFSFYGMNTAHLPVPDTWFPTLISVMVTVAVASFLFRNKNK